A window of Sulfurimonas gotlandica GD1 contains these coding sequences:
- a CDS encoding aminopeptidase P N-terminal domain-containing protein: MIKESEYQKRRELLAKKLAKNSLTVLFSADNKTRSNDTNYPYRQNSNFYYLTGFKEDNSCLVIVKNKKDRKTIFFVQHKDEVYELWNGKRLGEVEAKKRFLVDSVVVSKDFKKSIKELSKDKKYLYYDFGEKLSKAKKLLKNSFKAHRDISSLIGEMRLIKSKPEINLIKKAIHITKEAHHEAMAFNKKHKNEYELLASIEYNFKKYGAYSDAYTSIVACGDSANTLHYIFNDKPLVDGKLILIDAGCEYEYYASDITRTIPVNGKFSKAQKDLYNMILDTQYEIIKMIKPGVLRSDLQKEAEILLTKGMLRLGILKGTYKKLIKRQEHKKYYPHGIGHWMGLDVHDEAPYLDVNSKEIQLKKGMVLTIEPGIYISKDDRSVPKKFRGIGIRIEDDILVTKNSHNNLSKKIAKTVKEIESMSYYFA; encoded by the coding sequence GTGATAAAAGAGAGCGAATATCAAAAGAGAAGAGAATTATTAGCAAAAAAGTTAGCTAAGAACTCATTAACAGTCCTCTTTAGTGCAGATAATAAAACTCGCTCTAATGATACTAATTATCCATATAGACAAAATAGCAACTTCTATTATCTTACAGGTTTTAAAGAGGATAACTCGTGCTTGGTTATTGTAAAAAATAAAAAAGATAGAAAGACCATATTTTTTGTTCAACACAAAGATGAAGTTTATGAACTTTGGAATGGAAAAAGATTAGGTGAGGTTGAAGCAAAAAAGAGATTTTTAGTTGACTCTGTTGTTGTGAGTAAAGATTTTAAAAAGAGTATAAAAGAGCTTAGTAAAGATAAAAAATACCTCTATTATGACTTTGGTGAGAAACTCTCTAAAGCTAAAAAACTTCTAAAAAACAGTTTTAAAGCTCATCGAGATATCTCATCTTTGATTGGTGAGATGAGACTTATTAAATCAAAGCCGGAAATAAACCTAATTAAAAAAGCTATCCATATTACAAAAGAAGCACATCACGAAGCAATGGCTTTTAATAAAAAACATAAGAATGAATATGAACTTCTTGCATCAATAGAATATAACTTTAAAAAGTATGGTGCATATAGTGACGCATATACTTCAATTGTCGCATGTGGAGATAGTGCTAATACACTGCATTATATTTTTAATGACAAGCCTCTAGTAGATGGTAAGCTTATTTTAATAGATGCCGGATGCGAGTATGAATACTATGCAAGTGATATAACAAGAACTATCCCTGTAAACGGTAAGTTTTCAAAGGCTCAAAAAGATTTGTATAATATGATATTAGATACTCAATATGAAATTATTAAAATGATAAAGCCTGGAGTTCTAAGATCTGACTTACAAAAAGAGGCTGAGATACTTCTTACAAAAGGTATGCTAAGACTTGGTATCTTAAAGGGTACATATAAGAAGCTTATAAAGAGGCAAGAACACAAAAAGTACTATCCACATGGCATAGGACATTGGATGGGACTAGATGTTCATGATGAGGCTCCATACTTAGATGTGAACTCTAAAGAAATACAACTCAAAAAAGGTATGGTGTTAACTATAGAACCTGGAATCTACATATCTAAAGATGATAGAAGTGTGCCTAAAAAATTTAGAGGTATAGGAATTAGAATAGAAGATGATATTTTAGTTACTAAAAATTCTCATAATAATTTATCTAAAAAAATTGCAAAAACTGTAAAAGAAATTGAGAGCATGAGTTATTACTTTGCATAA
- a CDS encoding ABC transporter permease, with protein MKFSGEFTLYTVTSYQNKIDEIDFSQVRKVDFDLEDVVYFDTAASIFINSLIHKLTQKNITSNIITTNKDILDTLELVLKSKKTSQAIPEETRPNFLNIIGENTYLYYSGFVAFMAFIGQLFATKINTLKTIKNIRFKEIAFEINESAIKALGIISLTSFLIGLVVAYQSAYQLKIYGANIFIVDMLGISMLRELAPLMTAIVIAGRSGSAFTAQIGAMKITEELDAMRTMGFDPYIFLVLPRIIALMIAMPILIFVADIMSVFGGLLVAVIDLDISPQLFIDRFNDVVAAKHFFIGIGKGPFFAFIIASIGVYRGLEVKDDTQSIGFNTTKSVVESIFAVIICDAIFSILFTNLGI; from the coding sequence TTGAAATTTTCAGGAGAGTTTACACTTTACACCGTGACTTCTTACCAAAATAAGATAGATGAAATTGATTTTTCACAAGTTAGAAAAGTTGATTTTGATTTAGAAGATGTAGTCTACTTTGATACTGCAGCATCTATCTTTATAAACTCATTAATACATAAGCTTACTCAAAAAAACATAACATCAAATATAATTACTACCAATAAAGATATATTGGATACTTTGGAATTAGTTTTAAAATCAAAAAAAACTTCACAAGCGATACCGGAGGAAACTAGGCCGAATTTTCTAAATATTATAGGTGAAAACACATATCTGTATTACAGTGGTTTTGTTGCATTTATGGCATTTATCGGTCAGCTTTTCGCAACTAAAATCAATACTCTAAAAACCATTAAAAATATAAGGTTTAAAGAGATAGCTTTTGAAATAAACGAGAGTGCAATTAAAGCTTTGGGAATTATTTCACTAACAAGTTTTTTAATAGGTCTAGTGGTCGCTTATCAATCAGCATATCAACTAAAGATATACGGAGCAAATATATTTATAGTGGATATGCTGGGAATCTCTATGCTTAGAGAACTGGCACCACTGATGACTGCTATAGTAATAGCGGGACGAAGTGGTTCAGCATTTACAGCACAAATAGGTGCTATGAAGATAACAGAAGAGTTGGATGCTATGAGAACTATGGGGTTCGATCCGTATATATTTTTGGTTCTTCCAAGAATAATAGCCCTTATGATTGCCATGCCAATTCTTATTTTTGTTGCAGATATAATGAGTGTGTTTGGCGGATTACTAGTAGCAGTTATAGATTTAGATATCAGCCCTCAGCTTTTTATAGATAGGTTTAATGATGTTGTAGCTGCTAAGCATTTTTTTATAGGGATAGGTAAAGGTCCATTTTTTGCATTTATTATTGCATCTATCGGGGTCTATCGTGGTTTAGAAGTTAAAGATGACACTCAAAGCATAGGATTCAATACAACAAAAAGTGTTGTTGAATCTATATTTGCAGTTATTATATGTGACGCAATATTCTCAATTCTTTTTACAAACCTGGGGATATAA
- a CDS encoding MlaD family protein, whose protein sequence is MNNKVNYTVVGFMVLLGVTLMLAFTYWLLKPAEETQTQKYNILFDESVLGLNLDAAVKYRGISVGKVSRLRINPKNSEQVEVQVTILKTTPVKETTVAKLTAQGITGLSYINLSLGDNGAANLVAKEGEEYPVIKTEDSFFEQFEKSLESVSTKLSKTLSGTQKLLAENNQENITLLLKSTASFMTQMDKLLSDEAIANFHSSIKNFDNATKKIDVMMPKIEHFVDNSVAWENKIAKTFSSIMNSYLGIKASMDRFKLAVDSGDFNLKEISTDIVPTMNNTLIELQHLMIRIEGALNQYERSPGDILFKQEEIKKGPGEK, encoded by the coding sequence TTGAATAATAAAGTTAACTATACAGTAGTAGGTTTTATGGTCCTACTTGGGGTCACTTTAATGTTAGCATTTACTTACTGGCTGTTAAAACCAGCAGAAGAAACACAGACTCAAAAATACAACATACTCTTTGACGAGTCTGTGCTTGGTCTTAATCTTGATGCTGCTGTTAAGTATAGAGGAATTAGTGTAGGAAAAGTAAGTAGACTAAGAATTAATCCTAAAAACTCAGAACAGGTAGAAGTTCAAGTAACAATATTAAAAACTACACCTGTAAAAGAAACTACTGTTGCAAAGCTAACTGCTCAGGGTATTACAGGACTTAGTTACATTAACTTAAGTTTGGGAGATAATGGTGCTGCTAACCTGGTGGCTAAAGAGGGTGAAGAATATCCTGTTATAAAAACGGAAGATTCTTTTTTTGAACAATTTGAAAAATCACTTGAAAGTGTCTCTACTAAATTATCTAAAACACTAAGCGGTACACAAAAGCTTTTAGCTGAAAATAATCAAGAAAATATAACGCTACTATTAAAATCAACCGCATCTTTTATGACTCAGATGGATAAGCTTCTGAGTGATGAAGCCATAGCTAACTTTCACTCATCAATAAAAAACTTTGATAATGCTACAAAAAAAATAGATGTTATGATGCCAAAAATCGAGCACTTTGTAGATAATAGTGTCGCTTGGGAAAATAAAATAGCAAAAACTTTCTCGTCAATAATGAACAGTTATCTTGGGATTAAAGCTTCTATGGACAGGTTTAAACTAGCCGTGGATAGTGGGGATTTTAATTTAAAAGAGATATCTACTGACATCGTTCCTACAATGAATAATACACTTATTGAATTACAACACTTAATGATAAGAATAGAAGGTGCATTAAACCAGTATGAAAGAAGTCCTGGTGATATTTTATTTAAACAAGAAGAGATTAAAAAAGGTCCAGGAGAGAAATAA
- a CDS encoding chemotaxis protein has product MKIDDSLRVGSNEMELVDFRILKEEDGEVYEGIYGINVSKVREIIKMPRLTELPGTPEYIEGIFDLRSVVIPVVNLAKWMGIVEPANAIANSRVIITEFNNVLIGFVVHEAKRIRRINWGDIEPAAFISGSGSMDGSKITGVTKIEDDNVLLILDLESVIQELGLYEPDIDHIPEHMDNFSGLALVLDDSLTARKIVKEAIQKMGFSVIEAGDGQEGLDKLEELHKMYGDDISKQLKIIISDVEMPKMDGFHFAANVKEDGRFKNIPIVFNSSISDHFSEIRGKEAGGEAYLVKFEASSFYDEVARVVRAHMK; this is encoded by the coding sequence ATGAAGATAGACGATTCGCTGAGAGTGGGTTCTAATGAAATGGAACTTGTTGACTTTCGCATTCTAAAAGAAGAAGACGGCGAAGTTTACGAGGGGATTTACGGTATAAATGTTTCAAAAGTACGTGAAATAATTAAGATGCCTCGCCTAACAGAACTTCCTGGAACACCTGAATATATAGAAGGTATTTTTGATTTAAGAAGTGTTGTGATCCCCGTTGTAAATTTAGCTAAATGGATGGGTATCGTTGAGCCGGCAAATGCTATAGCAAACTCAAGAGTTATTATTACAGAGTTTAATAATGTTCTAATAGGATTTGTTGTTCATGAAGCAAAAAGAATAAGAAGAATAAATTGGGGTGACATTGAACCAGCTGCTTTTATAAGTGGATCAGGCTCTATGGATGGCAGTAAAATTACTGGTGTTACAAAAATAGAAGATGATAATGTACTTCTTATTCTTGACTTAGAAAGTGTTATCCAAGAATTGGGTCTTTATGAACCTGATATTGATCATATACCAGAACACATGGATAACTTTTCTGGTTTAGCTCTTGTACTGGACGATAGTTTAACGGCTAGAAAAATTGTTAAAGAAGCCATACAAAAGATGGGCTTTAGTGTTATTGAAGCTGGAGATGGACAAGAGGGCTTAGATAAGCTAGAAGAACTTCATAAAATGTATGGTGATGATATATCAAAACAATTAAAGATAATTATTTCTGATGTTGAAATGCCGAAAATGGATGGTTTCCATTTTGCTGCAAATGTTAAAGAAGATGGAAGATTTAAAAATATTCCTATTGTGTTTAACTCATCGATTAGTGATCATTTTAGTGAAATTAGAGGTAAAGAAGCCGGTGGAGAAGCTTACTTAGTTAAGTTTGAAGCAAGCTCATTTTATGATGAAGTTGCACGAGTTGTTCGTGCACATATGAAGTAG
- a CDS encoding ABC-type transport auxiliary lipoprotein family protein, which produces MIRVYFAVILVFLLSGCSTTKPAVTEYKLSLKTLKHSTDSKGCIDKSLKVSQAFSSSSLMSLQMNYVLDGHKIYAFSQAQWNNSPNQEVSSQVVKALRDSKLFKNVQNSKSRSRGDLILEINIEDFMQYYSKDLDKSDASVGISLTLIDSISSEVISTKTFSAKKETSSPDASGGVKGLDAALTNVLEQGLDFLNEVCK; this is translated from the coding sequence ATGATAAGAGTTTATTTTGCAGTAATACTTGTGTTTTTGTTATCAGGTTGTTCTACAACAAAACCTGCAGTTACGGAATATAAACTATCTCTAAAGACACTAAAACACAGTACTGATTCAAAAGGGTGTATAGATAAGTCACTCAAAGTTTCACAAGCATTCAGTTCAAGCTCGCTAATGTCTTTACAGATGAACTATGTATTAGACGGTCATAAAATATATGCTTTCTCACAAGCACAGTGGAATAACTCTCCAAATCAAGAAGTGTCATCTCAAGTGGTTAAGGCACTAAGAGACTCTAAACTATTTAAAAACGTTCAAAATTCAAAGTCAAGAAGTAGGGGTGACTTGATTCTAGAGATAAATATAGAAGACTTTATGCAATACTATAGTAAAGATCTAGATAAGTCAGATGCAAGTGTAGGTATTAGCTTAACATTGATTGATTCAATAAGCAGCGAAGTAATATCGACAAAAACTTTTAGTGCAAAAAAAGAGACTAGTTCTCCAGATGCATCAGGGGGAGTGAAAGGCTTAGACGCTGCACTTACTAATGTACTTGAACAAGGATTGGATTTTTTGAATGAGGTTTGTAAGTGA
- the argC gene encoding N-acetyl-gamma-glutamyl-phosphate reductase — protein sequence MSVINVGVIGASGYTGLELVKILINHPKFTLAYVANSEGETTIDKLHPSLQGVCNLEVQKADIEACASSCELVFLALPHKTAMAYVKPLIAKGVKVVDLSADYRLPQDIYEEFYTPHTDPQNLEHVVYGLPEMYREELKSAKLVANPGCFPTSALLGLLPFMDKRVENTPIIIDAKTGVSGAGKKLSDVTHFVNVNDNLFAYNPLMHRHAPEIAQKLGVDFDEVNFVPHLIPLTRGMISSIYIQVSQDFDASSVLKEFYKDEPFVRISENPVDMKNVAGTNFCDLYVKQKGNILFISSAIDNLMRGASSQAVVNANIMMGLCQKDGIPNIAYVP from the coding sequence TTGAGTGTCATTAATGTAGGAGTTATCGGAGCTAGTGGTTACACTGGCTTGGAACTTGTAAAAATTCTTATTAACCATCCAAAGTTTACTCTGGCTTATGTTGCTAACTCTGAGGGTGAAACAACTATAGATAAATTGCATCCATCACTCCAAGGTGTGTGTAACTTGGAAGTTCAAAAAGCTGACATAGAAGCTTGTGCTTCTAGTTGTGAGCTTGTTTTCTTAGCGCTTCCTCACAAAACAGCTATGGCGTATGTCAAACCACTTATTGCTAAGGGTGTAAAAGTAGTTGATCTCTCAGCTGATTACAGACTACCTCAAGATATCTATGAAGAGTTCTATACACCACATACAGATCCCCAGAACTTAGAGCATGTTGTTTATGGTCTTCCAGAGATGTATCGAGAAGAGTTGAAGTCTGCAAAACTTGTAGCAAATCCTGGTTGTTTCCCAACTTCTGCACTTTTAGGACTTCTTCCATTTATGGATAAAAGAGTAGAAAATACGCCGATTATAATAGATGCTAAAACTGGTGTAAGTGGAGCAGGAAAAAAACTTAGTGATGTTACTCACTTTGTGAATGTAAATGATAATCTATTCGCCTATAACCCACTTATGCACAGACATGCTCCAGAGATTGCACAAAAGCTTGGAGTAGATTTTGATGAGGTGAATTTTGTTCCTCATCTTATCCCTTTGACTCGTGGAATGATCTCGTCTATCTACATTCAAGTAAGTCAAGATTTTGATGCATCAAGCGTGCTAAAAGAGTTTTATAAAGATGAGCCTTTTGTTCGTATTAGTGAGAACCCTGTTGATATGAAAAATGTAGCAGGGACAAATTTTTGTGATTTATATGTAAAACAAAAAGGCAATATACTTTTTATATCGAGTGCTATAGACAATCTTATGAGAGGCGCTTCATCTCAAGCTGTTGTAAATGCTAATATAATGATGGGTTTATGTCAAAAAGATGGGATACCAAATATAGCTTATGTCCCATAA
- a CDS encoding chemotaxis protein CheW: protein MSDKLKEIISKQGEQQSDSIDQSDDIVQLVGFIIGEEEYAIPILSIQEIIKPFSWTRVPQVPKYVMGVFNLRGSVIPLIDLRLKFGLSEKKHSDETRFIVMKDDDDVAGFVIDRLTMAIRIKKSNIGPAPDTISGDDTMIDGVGKQKDKIITILKVNKLLERDF from the coding sequence ATGAGTGATAAATTAAAAGAAATAATTAGCAAACAGGGTGAGCAGCAAAGCGATTCTATAGACCAATCAGATGATATAGTACAATTAGTTGGTTTTATAATTGGTGAAGAAGAATATGCAATTCCTATTTTATCAATTCAAGAGATTATCAAGCCTTTTAGTTGGACAAGAGTACCTCAGGTTCCTAAGTATGTAATGGGTGTTTTTAATCTTCGTGGTTCTGTTATTCCTCTTATTGATCTTCGTTTGAAGTTTGGTTTAAGTGAGAAAAAACATAGTGATGAGACTCGTTTTATTGTTATGAAAGATGACGATGATGTTGCCGGATTTGTTATAGATAGACTAACAATGGCAATTAGAATCAAGAAATCTAATATTGGGCCTGCTCCAGACACAATAAGTGGAGACGATACTATGATTGATGGTGTTGGTAAACAAAAAGATAAAATTATTACTATACTAAAAGTCAACAAATTATTAGAGAGAGATTTTTAA
- a CDS encoding UDP-2,3-diacylglucosamine diphosphatase, giving the protein MSHNIELKEGAFVVSDAHYSHIRPEFLDFLKAIHAKQLQPTQLILMGDIFDTLFGNVPYTQEVNSQAVSILNEISQTIEVIYLEGNHDFNLKKVFPKVKVFGIKEQPLKVEYGSKKVLLAHGDIESPLFYNIYTSIVRNPFVISVLNILDSISRHLIINRLDEYLSKKDDCKEFRGFREFIEKRLDNKYQCNYFIEGHFHQNKMLELEDFRYINLAAFACNQRYFIVKSFKDVELLEENIFSIQDDTVRRY; this is encoded by the coding sequence ATGTCCCATAATATAGAGTTAAAAGAGGGTGCATTTGTTGTCTCAGATGCACACTACTCGCACATTCGCCCAGAGTTTCTGGACTTCTTAAAAGCAATCCATGCAAAACAACTTCAACCTACTCAGCTCATACTCATGGGTGACATTTTTGATACACTTTTTGGCAATGTACCATATACGCAAGAAGTAAACTCTCAAGCTGTAAGCATATTAAACGAGATATCTCAGACAATCGAAGTGATATACCTAGAAGGAAACCATGATTTCAACTTAAAAAAAGTTTTTCCAAAAGTAAAAGTTTTTGGTATCAAAGAACAACCTCTAAAAGTAGAGTATGGAAGCAAAAAAGTTTTACTGGCACATGGTGATATAGAGAGCCCTTTATTTTATAATATATATACTTCTATTGTCAGAAATCCATTTGTTATTAGTGTTTTAAATATTTTAGATTCTATATCAAGACACTTAATTATAAATAGATTAGATGAGTATTTAAGTAAAAAAGATGACTGTAAAGAGTTTAGAGGCTTTAGAGAGTTTATAGAAAAAAGATTAGATAATAAATACCAATGTAACTACTTTATAGAGGGGCATTTTCATCAAAATAAAATGCTAGAACTTGAAGATTTTAGATATATAAATTTAGCAGCTTTTGCTTGCAATCAAAGATATTTTATTGTAAAATCGTTCAAAGACGTTGAATTGTTAGAAGAAAATATTTTTTCTATACAAGACGATACGGTCAGGAGATATTAA
- a CDS encoding hybrid sensor histidine kinase/response regulator yields the protein MDEFQEILQDFLVESFELVEKLDEDLVELEATPEDLELLNGIFRVAHTVKGASSFLNFDVLTHLTHHMEDVLNKARHGELIITPDIMDVVLESIDLMKTLLNIIRDTSSDSGVDVSACVARLDKVSGGDGAVPTPEASAPIVEVAPVVEEVASDEPDYENMSDDDVEAEILRLLDERQAEDRAKREAKIAAGEDVPAPPPSPEDVVEEETSKPAPAAAPVHVTPTPSPVFDEVEDPRNDTKAAAPAKKSATTVEQTIRVDVKRLDHLMNLIGELVLAKNRLIKINDDVEERYEGEEFLEELNQVVSIVSLVTTDLQIAVMKTRMLPIGKVFNKFPRMIRDLSRELNKKIELEIDGEETELDKSIVEEIGDPLVHIIRNSCDHGIEIPSIRLAAGKNETGTISLTAYNEGNQIVIQIDDDGKGLDAEMLKNKALEKNLISEKEADNMSDKEAFSLIMKPGFSTAAAVTNVSGRGVGMDVVKTNIEKVNGIIDIESEKGRGSSIRLKIPLTLAIIQALLVGVQEEHYAIPLSSVLETVRISKDEIYTVEGRSVMRLRDDVLSLVHIGDIFEVERILDSSEHAYVVVLGLGTQKLGLIVDSLVGQEEIVIKSLGEYLKGIDGIAGATIRGDGGVTLIVDVVAIMDMAKTVKATALVSDTSGAAQIALEKTKASDYTVMIVDDSKTDRMIMRKSLEATGITLVEAGDGQEALNILKQGDHNFDAMLIDIEMPRMDGYTLATEIKKYNRYKTMPLIAVTSRTGKSDRMRGVESGMVEYITKPYSADYLSSVVQRNINFKTEFL from the coding sequence ATGGATGAATTTCAGGAAATATTACAGGATTTTTTAGTTGAATCTTTTGAGCTAGTTGAAAAGTTAGATGAAGATTTAGTTGAGCTTGAAGCAACACCGGAAGACTTAGAACTTTTAAATGGAATCTTTCGCGTTGCCCATACAGTTAAAGGTGCTTCATCATTCCTAAATTTTGATGTTTTAACTCACCTTACACATCACATGGAAGACGTTTTAAATAAAGCTAGACATGGTGAGTTGATTATTACTCCAGATATTATGGATGTTGTTCTAGAGTCTATAGATTTAATGAAAACACTCTTAAACATTATTCGTGATACAAGTTCAGATTCAGGAGTGGATGTTTCAGCTTGTGTGGCAAGACTTGACAAAGTAAGTGGTGGAGATGGAGCGGTTCCAACTCCAGAAGCATCTGCACCAATTGTAGAAGTTGCACCTGTGGTAGAGGAAGTTGCATCTGATGAGCCGGACTATGAAAATATGTCTGATGATGATGTTGAGGCTGAGATTCTGAGACTTCTTGATGAGAGACAAGCTGAAGATAGAGCTAAAAGAGAAGCTAAGATCGCAGCAGGAGAAGATGTTCCAGCACCTCCTCCTTCTCCTGAAGACGTAGTTGAAGAAGAGACTTCTAAGCCAGCTCCAGCTGCTGCTCCAGTTCATGTGACTCCAACACCGTCTCCTGTGTTTGACGAAGTAGAGGATCCAAGAAATGATACTAAAGCTGCTGCGCCTGCAAAGAAATCAGCAACTACAGTAGAGCAGACTATTCGCGTTGATGTTAAAAGACTTGACCACTTGATGAACCTTATTGGTGAGCTGGTTCTTGCAAAAAATAGACTTATTAAAATCAATGATGATGTTGAAGAGCGTTATGAGGGTGAAGAGTTTTTAGAAGAGTTAAATCAAGTTGTTTCTATTGTTTCCCTTGTTACAACTGACCTACAAATCGCGGTTATGAAGACAAGAATGCTGCCAATTGGAAAAGTATTTAACAAGTTCCCTAGAATGATTCGTGACTTAAGCAGAGAGTTAAACAAGAAAATTGAACTCGAAATTGATGGTGAAGAGACAGAACTTGATAAATCAATCGTTGAAGAGATTGGTGATCCATTAGTTCACATTATTAGAAACTCTTGTGATCACGGTATAGAAATACCATCGATACGTTTAGCTGCTGGAAAAAATGAAACAGGTACAATTTCTTTAACAGCGTACAATGAAGGAAATCAAATCGTTATTCAAATTGACGATGATGGTAAAGGTCTTGATGCTGAGATGCTGAAAAATAAAGCATTGGAAAAAAATCTTATCAGTGAAAAAGAAGCTGATAATATGAGTGATAAAGAAGCTTTTAGTCTAATTATGAAACCAGGATTTTCTACTGCTGCAGCTGTTACAAATGTTTCAGGTCGTGGTGTTGGAATGGATGTTGTAAAAACTAATATAGAAAAAGTTAATGGTATTATTGATATTGAGAGTGAGAAAGGACGAGGTAGTTCTATTAGACTTAAAATTCCTCTAACACTTGCAATCATTCAAGCTCTTTTAGTTGGTGTACAAGAAGAGCATTATGCGATTCCACTATCGTCAGTACTAGAAACTGTTAGAATCTCTAAAGATGAGATTTATACAGTAGAGGGTCGTTCTGTTATGAGATTGAGAGATGATGTACTATCTTTAGTTCATATTGGAGATATATTCGAAGTTGAAAGAATTTTAGATTCAAGCGAGCATGCGTATGTTGTTGTTCTTGGTCTTGGTACTCAAAAACTTGGACTTATTGTTGATTCTTTAGTAGGTCAAGAAGAAATAGTTATTAAATCTCTTGGTGAGTACTTAAAAGGTATTGATGGTATCGCAGGAGCAACAATCCGTGGTGATGGTGGTGTAACACTTATCGTAGATGTAGTAGCAATTATGGATATGGCAAAAACTGTAAAAGCAACAGCTTTAGTTTCAGATACATCAGGAGCTGCTCAGATTGCACTGGAAAAGACTAAAGCAAGTGACTATACTGTAATGATTGTAGATGATTCTAAAACAGATAGAATGATTATGAGAAAATCACTTGAAGCAACAGGCATAACATTGGTTGAAGCTGGAGATGGACAAGAAGCATTAAATATCTTAAAGCAGGGTGATCATAATTTTGATGCAATGCTTATTGATATTGAGATGCCAAGAATGGATGGGTATACTCTAGCTACAGAGATAAAAAAATACAACAGATATAAAACTATGCCTTTAATTGCAGTTACATCTCGTACAGGTAAATCTGATCGTATGAGAGGTGTTGAGTCTGGAATGGTAGAGTATATAACTAAGCCTTACTCTGCTGATTATCTATCAAGTGTAGTTCAAAGAAATATTAACTTTAAAACGGAGTTCTTATAA
- a CDS encoding ABC transporter ATP-binding protein, with protein sequence MASMIEVRNVKTIFEERIVHDGLNLSINEGEIYGLIGPSGCGKTTLLREMVMLQNYSSGSIEVLGHDLGSIRHEEAQKLRREWGVLFQAGALFSSLNIKENISLPLKEYTDLSQKMIDEIVEFKINLVGLKSADALLYPSQISGGMKKKSALARALAMDPKLLFLDEPTSGLDPISAREFDALILKLRKLLGLTIVMVSHDLQSIYDTLDKVAIIDNKRIVYEGDLSNIKNTKSEFIQTFFRGNFE encoded by the coding sequence ATGGCTAGTATGATTGAAGTGAGAAATGTTAAGACCATTTTTGAAGAGAGAATAGTTCATGATGGACTTAATCTTAGTATAAATGAAGGTGAAATCTATGGACTAATAGGTCCATCAGGATGTGGGAAAACAACTCTCCTTCGTGAGATGGTAATGTTACAAAACTATTCTAGTGGTTCAATAGAAGTCTTAGGCCATGATCTTGGTAGTATTAGACATGAAGAAGCACAAAAGTTAAGAAGAGAGTGGGGTGTTTTATTTCAGGCAGGTGCACTTTTTTCTTCATTAAATATTAAAGAAAATATATCATTACCGTTAAAAGAGTATACAGATCTTTCACAAAAGATGATAGATGAAATAGTAGAGTTTAAAATAAATCTTGTTGGGTTAAAATCCGCAGATGCTCTTCTTTATCCTTCTCAAATAAGTGGTGGTATGAAGAAAAAATCAGCTCTTGCACGTGCGCTTGCTATGGACCCAAAACTTCTGTTTTTAGATGAACCTACAAGTGGCTTAGACCCTATATCAGCGAGAGAATTTGACGCACTGATACTTAAACTCAGAAAGCTTTTAGGACTAACTATAGTAATGGTTTCACACGATTTACAATCAATTTATGATACACTTGACAAAGTCGCAATTATAGACAATAAAAGAATAGTTTACGAGGGTGATTTGAGCAATATTAAAAATACTAAAAGTGAATTCATACAAACATTTTTTAGGGGTAATTTTGAATAA